The following coding sequences are from one Pigmentibacter sp. JX0631 window:
- a CDS encoding ATP-grasp domain-containing protein, giving the protein MSDNYNILIILHTEYERSNFDEGIEHKSNNIYYFGENKYLQTIPKRLKHNKIFSPSKEILEKHIINEIGKLNITFDFIIANSELTLMPAAKVRQELNISGSKPDQVEKVTNKVVMKNFIKKSGINIPKYLSLEYALKNKVYAEKLFKRDKIVLKPINGSGSEGVYFYENFGFLYQEISKLNINIIDYEVEEYIPGEIYHLDALVCDKSVIEYIPSKYINTCADFANGEPLGSFQIAKKKQYLELLKKTINALDIEIGAVHLEIIKSTKDDEYYFLEVANRTGGAEIRTLFSEKTGINFSASECSLQINKTIIYNSRKKRNSYFGFFQIPGHHLNFEYCKIVGLEKWLKHPNLLKMTCLDERKKISKTITYRPDKLPVSMTLKASSPSTLEKLIKDIFQDKEIQILPTMNETNYVK; this is encoded by the coding sequence ATGAGCGACAATTATAATATTTTAATTATACTTCATACTGAGTATGAACGTTCTAATTTTGATGAAGGTATTGAACATAAAAGCAATAATATTTATTACTTTGGGGAAAATAAATATTTACAGACAATCCCCAAAAGACTGAAACACAATAAAATTTTTTCTCCTTCAAAAGAGATTTTAGAAAAACACATAATTAATGAAATTGGAAAGTTAAATATAACCTTTGACTTTATTATTGCAAATTCAGAGTTGACTTTAATGCCAGCTGCAAAAGTAAGGCAAGAATTAAATATTTCCGGAAGTAAACCTGATCAAGTTGAAAAAGTTACAAATAAAGTTGTCATGAAAAATTTTATTAAAAAATCAGGAATTAATATTCCAAAATATTTATCATTAGAATATGCTTTAAAAAACAAGGTTTATGCAGAAAAATTATTTAAAAGAGATAAAATTGTTTTAAAACCAATAAATGGATCAGGAAGTGAAGGCGTTTATTTTTATGAAAATTTTGGATTTTTATATCAGGAAATTTCTAAATTAAATATAAACATAATTGATTATGAAGTAGAAGAATATATTCCAGGAGAAATATACCATTTAGATGCATTAGTTTGCGATAAATCAGTTATTGAATATATTCCTTCTAAATATATAAATACTTGTGCTGATTTTGCAAATGGGGAACCTCTAGGTTCTTTTCAAATTGCAAAAAAGAAACAATATTTGGAACTCTTAAAAAAAACAATAAATGCTCTCGATATTGAAATAGGAGCAGTTCACTTGGAGATTATAAAATCAACAAAAGATGATGAATATTATTTTTTAGAGGTGGCTAATAGGACAGGTGGAGCAGAAATTAGAACGCTTTTTTCGGAAAAAACTGGAATAAATTTCAGTGCGAGTGAATGCAGTCTTCAAATTAACAAAACAATTATTTATAATTCAAGAAAAAAAAGAAATTCATACTTTGGTTTTTTCCAGATTCCTGGGCATCATCTAAATTTTGAATATTGTAAAATTGTAGGTTTAGAAAAATGGCTCAAGCATCCTAATCTATTAAAAATGACTTGCCTTGATGAGCGTAAAAAAATTTCAAAAACTATAACATATCGACCTGATAAATTACCTGTATCAATGACATTAAAAGCATCTTCACCTTCGACACTTGAAAAGCTAATAAAAGACATTTTTCAAGATAAGGAAATTCAAATTTTACCGACTATGAATGAGACAAATTATGTCAAATAA
- a CDS encoding MFS transporter has protein sequence MSNNNKNIQLYIILFGVFWTKAAAILSMPFLTLFLHNKINLSLTAIGFIVGIQPLAVCFGGLIGGYLCDVFKKRNIMLLSVFSSGFIFICFYLTSFLQNTILQIFLFAFFNLLNGFSSAFFTPISRVILTELATNPEENIKFMHMRYIAINLSATVGPLLGAYAGIAANASAFLVTAIAYYIYFFILLISVGHLTLTDEVSIHENKFRNFFLAFKFHMSNKPFFYLLLSTSIFSMLYVQMNTNLALIIENNITKGTIFFSWMLSLNAILVILIQPIIYLVTKKMKQKIIYLVGFLISIFAGICLLVTPVSKISIIAFFVFLTLAEVLIFPVSGVLTAEMTDDRNKGIAFGLLDLTNLGAAIGPLFGGFLLQYYSTKGFAIGFLGVTIISSIFIVKKIFEHNPQIEAKTES, from the coding sequence ATGTCAAATAATAATAAAAATATTCAATTATATATTATTCTATTTGGAGTTTTTTGGACGAAGGCTGCTGCTATTTTAAGTATGCCATTTTTAACTTTATTTTTGCACAATAAAATTAATCTTTCACTAACCGCTATTGGATTTATAGTAGGTATTCAGCCATTAGCCGTTTGCTTTGGGGGATTAATAGGCGGTTATCTATGTGACGTTTTCAAGAAAAGAAACATAATGTTACTATCCGTTTTTTCTTCAGGATTTATCTTTATTTGTTTTTATCTCACTAGTTTTTTACAAAATACAATTTTACAAATTTTCTTATTCGCTTTTTTTAATTTATTAAATGGATTTTCATCTGCATTTTTTACACCAATTTCAAGAGTAATTTTAACAGAACTTGCAACAAACCCTGAAGAAAATATAAAATTTATGCACATGAGATATATTGCAATAAATTTAAGTGCAACGGTTGGTCCACTCCTTGGGGCTTATGCCGGTATAGCAGCAAATGCAAGTGCATTCTTAGTTACTGCAATCGCATATTACATTTATTTCTTTATTTTATTAATATCAGTTGGACACTTAACTTTGACAGATGAAGTTAGTATTCATGAGAACAAATTTAGGAACTTTTTTCTTGCATTTAAATTTCATATGTCAAATAAACCTTTCTTTTACTTACTTTTAAGTACAAGTATTTTTTCAATGTTATATGTACAAATGAATACTAATTTGGCACTAATTATTGAAAATAATATTACAAAAGGAACAATATTTTTCTCTTGGATGTTAAGTTTAAATGCTATACTAGTTATACTAATTCAACCAATTATTTACCTTGTCACAAAAAAAATGAAACAAAAAATTATTTACTTAGTCGGTTTTTTAATTAGTATATTTGCAGGGATATGTTTATTAGTAACGCCAGTTTCAAAAATATCCATAATAGCATTTTTTGTGTTTCTAACACTTGCAGAGGTATTAATATTTCCAGTATCTGGAGTTCTAACAGCAGAAATGACCGATGATAGAAATAAAGGAATTGCATTTGGATTATTAGACTTAACTAATTTAGGCGCTGCAATTGGTCCATTATTTGGGGGATTTCTGTTGCAATATTATTCTACAAAAGGATTTGCCATCGGATTTTTAGGTGTCACAATTATTAGCTCAATTTTTATTGTAAAGAAAATCTTTGAACATAATCCTCAAATTGAAGCAAAAACTGAAAGCTAA
- a CDS encoding DUF6311 domain-containing protein: MNLENTLDYLVSKKKGNFLFLIFTIIMTLLGYFSQIKWIQKHCENDLSNSICKNLDVRLYGIPALILILCITLFFLLKFRRTIGKNFFPFLNLSIKYLNLIKQKFINIFNFIDNINDQNKFYISFIVITFISLLVFSIKFSFKILDPSYVNWLNSGDLIQNYLGWYTYQTSPLSFPLGVHYTMNYPMGTSIGYTDSLPLFALIFKYILPAGYQYFGIWLLICHLMQAWLSLLIIRIFNRNLLLSLISSVFIYLSPVFLHRYLHMNLECHWLVLLTIYIYMTKLNLNYKLKLFSLILIISAWIHPYVSFLLAIYYSFFLFQEFINSNLKIKNALINFSITIFSVIISFYVIGYFHLNGTADYGYGSYSANIISIFNPTSDAYSNILKVIPINTDSFESFNYIGFGLILLFLSLLINFKFNFYYFKSKKNIGFLLSVIVTILVSLSPHISFGNIKLFSLPLTNDIYNILSIFRSNGRFLWPVTYLISIISLYSFLKLDFSNTKKLFILSILLIIQIYDINYLIKNSYSFVGKQNYDNDLYTLLKASLNEKRNIIIGYPSGAEVNYHTIQYLCAQKRCQTNVGYFARNDLKAENKFSEIIFNELKTNNLNKINIYYFDKKYSKTFASTLNSDINLCKETQLYNICVRK, from the coding sequence ATGAATTTGGAAAATACGCTTGATTATTTAGTGTCAAAGAAAAAAGGAAATTTTTTATTTCTTATATTTACTATTATTATGACGCTCTTAGGATATTTTTCACAAATTAAATGGATCCAAAAACATTGTGAAAATGATCTGTCAAATTCAATTTGTAAAAATTTAGACGTACGTTTGTACGGCATCCCTGCCTTAATATTAATTCTTTGCATTACTTTGTTTTTTCTATTAAAATTTAGAAGAACTATCGGAAAAAATTTTTTTCCTTTTTTAAATTTAAGTATTAAATATTTAAATTTAATTAAGCAAAAATTTATAAATATATTTAATTTTATTGATAATATTAATGATCAAAATAAGTTTTACATTTCATTTATTGTTATCACTTTCATTTCATTGCTTGTATTTAGTATAAAGTTTTCATTTAAAATATTAGACCCTAGCTACGTAAATTGGTTGAATTCAGGTGATTTAATTCAAAACTACTTAGGATGGTATACTTATCAGACAAGTCCATTAAGTTTCCCACTAGGAGTCCACTACACAATGAATTATCCAATGGGTACTTCTATTGGATATACTGATTCTTTGCCTTTATTTGCCTTAATATTTAAATATATTTTACCAGCTGGTTATCAATACTTTGGAATATGGTTACTAATATGCCATTTAATGCAAGCGTGGCTTTCTTTACTTATTATTAGAATTTTTAATCGTAATTTGTTACTAAGTCTAATTTCATCTGTATTTATTTACTTATCTCCAGTATTTTTACACAGATATCTTCATATGAATCTAGAGTGTCATTGGTTAGTATTACTAACAATTTATATATATATGACAAAACTAAATTTAAATTATAAACTAAAATTATTTTCACTAATTTTAATTATATCTGCATGGATTCATCCATATGTAAGTTTTTTGCTAGCAATTTATTACTCTTTCTTTTTATTTCAAGAATTTATAAATTCAAATTTGAAAATTAAAAATGCATTAATAAATTTCTCTATTACGATATTTAGTGTAATAATATCTTTTTATGTTATTGGTTATTTTCATTTAAATGGTACTGCCGACTATGGGTACGGATCTTATTCGGCCAATATTATATCAATTTTTAATCCAACATCTGATGCATACTCAAATATACTAAAGGTCATACCTATAAATACAGATTCATTTGAATCTTTTAATTACATCGGATTTGGTTTAATACTTTTATTTTTATCTTTATTAATAAATTTTAAATTTAATTTCTATTATTTTAAATCTAAAAAAAATATAGGTTTCCTTCTAAGCGTTATTGTTACTATTTTAGTCTCCCTATCCCCACATATTTCCTTTGGGAATATTAAACTATTTAGTCTTCCACTTACTAATGATATTTACAATATTTTATCTATATTTCGTTCAAATGGAAGATTTTTATGGCCCGTTACTTATTTAATATCCATAATATCTCTATATAGTTTTTTAAAACTTGATTTTTCAAATACAAAAAAATTATTTATCTTAAGCATTCTTTTAATTATTCAAATTTATGACATTAATTATCTCATAAAAAATAGCTACTCTTTTGTTGGAAAACAAAACTATGATAATGATTTGTATACTCTACTAAAAGCTTCACTCAACGAGAAAAGAAATATCATTATTGGTTACCCATCTGGTGCTGAAGTAAATTATCATACGATTCAATATTTGTGTGCACAAAAAAGATGCCAAACTAATGTCGGTTATTTTGCAAGAAATGATTTAAAAGCTGAAAATAAATTTTCTGAAATCATTTTTAATGAGTTAAAAACTAATAATCTGAATAAAATAAATATTTACTATTTTGATAAAAAATATTCAAAAACCTTTGCAAGTACACTGAATTCGGATATAAATCTTTGTAAAGAGACTCAACTTTACAATATTTGCGTCAGAAAATAA
- a CDS encoding DMT family transporter has product MIKKITNFIIPITFITLWSSGYLFANAGLKYCSPLLLLTLRLLIASIFIGIFLLINKISIKISTKEFIQILVTGFFLQTMYLGFIFLSFGEKTSPGFLAIILGMQPLLTLFFSAEKTNLPQKIGIFLATFGLISSVASNLAIGSTNFLGIFYALLSLLGITIGSFFQKIYCSNISAYVKLFIHYLASFIIISILTLFIEPIYFEFNSILLISILWTSLVVSVFAVILYYSLLNSGKLVNTASLLFCVPVLTSIFDYIIFNSKFSITSILGIFLIIFGLILITKKYSSSKNIELRKIA; this is encoded by the coding sequence ATGATAAAAAAAATAACAAATTTCATAATCCCAATTACTTTCATTACTTTATGGAGTAGTGGATACCTTTTTGCTAATGCAGGTTTAAAATATTGTTCTCCTTTGCTTCTCCTTACACTCCGACTTTTGATTGCAAGTATTTTTATTGGAATATTTCTCTTAATAAATAAAATATCAATAAAAATTTCAACAAAAGAATTTATTCAGATCTTAGTAACAGGTTTTTTTCTCCAAACAATGTACCTTGGATTTATATTTTTATCTTTTGGAGAGAAAACATCACCCGGATTTCTCGCAATTATTTTAGGTATGCAACCACTATTGACTTTATTTTTCAGCGCGGAAAAAACCAATTTACCTCAAAAAATTGGTATTTTTTTGGCGACATTTGGCTTAATTAGCTCTGTTGCAAGTAATTTAGCAATAGGCAGTACTAATTTTTTAGGTATATTTTATGCTCTACTATCTCTATTAGGGATTACAATTGGATCTTTTTTTCAAAAAATTTATTGTTCAAATATTTCGGCATATGTTAAATTATTTATCCATTATTTAGCTAGCTTTATTATTATAAGCATCCTTACTTTATTTATTGAACCTATATACTTTGAATTTAATTCAATTCTATTAATTTCAATTTTATGGACATCTTTAGTTGTTTCTGTTTTTGCTGTAATTCTTTATTATAGTTTATTGAACTCTGGAAAATTAGTAAATACAGCTAGTCTTCTTTTTTGCGTGCCTGTTTTAACTAGCATATTTGATTATATTATATTTAACAGTAAATTCTCAATCACTTCCATACTTGGAATTTTTTTAATCATCTTTGGTTTAATCCTCATTACAAAAAAATACTCTAGTAGTAAAAATATTGAATTAAGAAAGATAGCCTGA
- a CDS encoding TcdA/TcdB catalytic glycosyltransferase domain-containing protein produces the protein MKKKLILIQKLSLSALVCFSLNSCGGRKQNIESDGDSKKINSNYGLYEKNQNLTVNVFSSLYLNGLERIINEMNPADINKIKEVLKKFSESENIDNSEKKYFLIHELLKKIPEPRFIGENKEYLKKYEALLDNLEKYYLKTATPVPKILHFVWLGGPLGETQKEYVKIWAKLNPDYKVKIWYDSEHLFTHETNKKIKEFLDYSLVEFKNDDKYQNIFSDKYIALQNDLFEKLAKLRQKKQTGNYDLERLNYIEKILYKKSKINNNLIEERKDKFNLDSKKMKEEFSNIEFEDLKNVKYKWDLLDIYDQELLLRGNFAAAGDSARAELLRKFGGVYADIDVLPAIKPLNNFIEQYDKINGDDRASRRFRGLSLAYCEQIFNHFKFLTPTRKVDNKYKNGVLKSIDYDGNLTTIEKSKFKTAIRSNLLALKELKNIENIFVKLGDVNIRIGEFKAAEDSNSFIASHPKTSSTDWLEDIKSNILRNYAKLNSFDINNPKGFFEFDKEYIKVTEKKKYKLPHKFSESDVDYYIQGYRKDSLLPDYRITVKTSGPGVFAQTQENLFPEFISERGSFYKNKVVKIATEFSLKNNKFTNATEEDVNSSWATKSKSRDYDTFGLRKVILPVSSEENILNAADLIHKKKMAEFKKTSLVKLDSLHLTDIETSEFEKVNFYLVGHAEKDNDSVKIGNLSAKELADKMLDFSEKNKNHLIDYIDIISCNPTNDLNDTKNLVSYTQELMENLQKLGIPIDIVSIRKSTIKIDENGNELSKSKLGLYEYANDSDKIYVIKKGNNEYLTINTSNIVDLIEPNNLKKLNHFNGVFKTLLSKKTQELGEFNDVLNKIKDYYNKVNIDRRDSTSSVKFSLNSSESSLNLNSSDSDEERKNSITKSSILLTDGDNKPYKKLAKYSFKGIDSLTSVTNKYNIFMTLLNTPKTLKNITTSFQQGMVLDGIRESTNFTVNNADLVLDLIKFSKGNSFWIQHSKAFNNMSRTQVGFNLASAGLDIWQAVDLYKAASSTQDHNQKIDFIVNGSLTTARAASSIGTAILLPLSAKSGPIGAAIGYTIMFSQGTYNAVRTSQELRRIGFKEEDITVKSMLSFFGQYDKSEDPAYITRIETIKLKNEVIPNILKEKNKEFFSSLGKKHENIHFFFKKMIYPDLDLYLPYTFEYTITGCGYGVCASNKTPGRRLDNETHLCLSNNMYFNRNHSSSNNLLNIHINAVNTNQHLLEKKFAGIPSVPRNNYYSQASENYTNNTIPCPSPSTSKYMIEESANLTNEEQAMLASVSLSKQANLYFLGYGDQGKHGNMIHTIIADQGSNNLYNIHPSTYMLHIIGGEKDDIFEFYDLLKSEDPEKGFIDGGFGIDTISFEGIKNNNVTISLDNKIKSIGLPDFKNIENVMGSHGSDKIYGNDLNNYLYGNIGSDEIDGGSGDDILLPGEGFDILTGGEGSDQYIISKKDLSIDNSQFKSINNYDSSMEQKMDLLILDIKNLVSHKNENNLEIGYFENLKFNKVVNIKDYFLGENYQHLIIKDLSGNQYYGQNGKLYSENSDYSKLDTVIFKDLSNINLSEENEKVDLIDNVKNVIGTNFNNDIIGNNFDNLLIGNGGYDKIWGKNGNDTISIEMNSNRKNDDSDELLHESFLNIFGYYSRSELNGGEGNDNYILNFSKLDSYENEFHVVIDNFDPNKNIDNLIINDLDFEIKSVNFSKILSDDLNINESLKIEFQDSKKKKYHIYIKKFFQSLEYQHLQIQFGASMVLSVNEINSIINTLTDENKNYTLFLDDEINLDQLKENKYYFIDSEKIDYNIYSLNYILNSKDYKFKFAKFQQNLILSIINVKDINNYSIFYIKDFFNNKIIFKNLKLEMNSKIIFSEDDFQKYTSELLDGEIQEFEIK, from the coding sequence TTGAAAAAAAAATTAATATTGATTCAAAAATTATCTTTATCAGCTTTGGTTTGCTTTTCTTTAAATAGTTGTGGTGGAAGGAAACAAAATATCGAGAGTGACGGAGATTCAAAAAAAATAAATTCAAATTATGGATTGTATGAAAAAAATCAAAATCTAACGGTAAATGTTTTTTCTAGTTTGTATCTAAATGGTTTAGAGCGAATTATAAATGAAATGAATCCTGCAGATATTAATAAGATAAAGGAAGTTTTAAAAAAATTTTCTGAATCTGAAAACATTGACAATAGTGAGAAAAAATATTTTTTAATTCATGAATTACTTAAAAAAATTCCTGAACCAAGATTTATTGGCGAAAATAAAGAATATTTAAAAAAATATGAAGCCTTGCTTGATAATCTTGAAAAATATTATCTAAAAACTGCAACACCTGTGCCTAAAATTTTACACTTTGTATGGCTTGGTGGTCCGTTAGGAGAAACTCAAAAAGAATATGTAAAAATTTGGGCAAAACTAAATCCAGATTATAAAGTCAAAATATGGTATGACTCTGAGCATTTATTTACCCATGAAACCAATAAAAAAATTAAAGAATTTCTTGATTATTCATTAGTAGAGTTTAAAAATGATGATAAATATCAAAATATTTTTTCTGATAAGTATATTGCTTTACAGAATGATCTATTTGAAAAACTTGCAAAATTGAGACAAAAAAAGCAAACAGGAAATTATGATTTAGAAAGGTTAAATTACATTGAAAAAATTCTTTATAAAAAGAGCAAAATAAATAATAATCTAATTGAAGAAAGAAAAGATAAATTTAATTTAGATAGCAAAAAAATGAAAGAAGAATTTTCTAATATTGAATTTGAGGATTTAAAAAATGTTAAATATAAATGGGATTTGTTAGATATCTATGATCAAGAGCTGCTTTTAAGAGGAAATTTTGCAGCAGCTGGAGACAGTGCAAGAGCAGAATTACTTAGAAAGTTTGGTGGAGTTTATGCTGATATTGATGTTCTTCCAGCAATAAAACCTTTAAATAATTTTATAGAACAGTATGATAAAATAAATGGAGATGATAGGGCTTCTCGACGCTTTAGAGGTCTTTCTTTAGCATATTGCGAACAAATATTTAATCATTTTAAATTTTTAACTCCTACAAGAAAAGTGGATAACAAATATAAAAATGGTGTTTTAAAATCAATTGACTACGACGGAAATTTAACAACTATTGAAAAATCTAAATTTAAAACAGCTATTCGAAGTAATTTACTTGCTCTAAAAGAATTAAAAAATATTGAGAATATATTTGTAAAATTAGGAGATGTAAATATCAGAATAGGAGAATTTAAAGCAGCCGAAGATTCAAATAGTTTTATAGCATCACATCCTAAAACTAGTAGCACTGATTGGCTAGAAGATATAAAAAGTAACATTTTACGGAATTATGCAAAATTGAATTCTTTTGATATTAATAATCCAAAAGGATTTTTTGAATTTGACAAAGAATATATCAAAGTTACAGAAAAGAAAAAATATAAACTTCCTCATAAATTTTCTGAATCTGATGTTGATTACTATATTCAAGGATATAGAAAAGATTCTTTACTGCCTGATTATAGAATTACAGTAAAAACATCAGGACCTGGGGTTTTTGCCCAGACGCAAGAAAATTTATTTCCAGAGTTTATTTCAGAAAGAGGAAGTTTTTATAAAAATAAAGTAGTTAAAATAGCTACTGAATTTTCATTGAAAAATAATAAATTTACAAATGCTACAGAAGAAGATGTAAATTCTTCTTGGGCAACTAAAAGTAAATCAAGAGACTATGATACTTTTGGATTAAGAAAAGTTATTTTACCTGTTTCTAGTGAGGAAAATATATTAAATGCAGCAGATCTTATCCATAAGAAGAAAATGGCTGAGTTTAAAAAAACCTCTCTTGTAAAATTAGATAGTTTACATTTGACAGATATTGAAACTAGTGAATTTGAAAAAGTTAATTTTTATTTAGTTGGTCATGCAGAAAAAGATAATGATTCAGTTAAAATTGGGAATTTATCAGCAAAAGAATTAGCTGATAAAATGCTTGATTTCAGTGAAAAAAATAAAAATCATTTGATTGATTACATTGACATAATTAGTTGTAATCCTACTAATGATTTAAATGATACCAAAAATTTAGTTTCCTATACACAAGAATTAATGGAAAATTTACAAAAATTAGGAATTCCTATAGACATAGTAAGTATTAGAAAAAGTACTATTAAAATTGACGAAAATGGCAATGAACTTTCAAAAAGCAAATTGGGTTTGTACGAATATGCTAATGATAGTGATAAGATATATGTTATAAAAAAAGGAAATAATGAATATCTAACAATAAATACTTCAAATATTGTTGATTTAATTGAACCAAACAATTTAAAAAAATTAAATCACTTTAATGGTGTTTTTAAAACTTTGCTAAGTAAAAAAACTCAAGAATTAGGTGAGTTTAATGATGTTCTAAATAAAATTAAAGACTACTATAATAAAGTAAACATAGATCGGAGAGACTCTACTAGTAGTGTTAAATTTAGCTTAAATAGTTCTGAATCTTCATTAAATTTAAATAGTAGTGACTCAGATGAAGAAAGAAAAAATTCTATTACTAAATCTTCTATTTTGCTCACAGATGGTGATAATAAACCATATAAAAAACTCGCTAAATATTCTTTCAAGGGTATTGATAGTTTAACTAGTGTAACAAATAAATACAATATTTTTATGACTTTGTTGAATACTCCAAAAACCTTGAAAAATATAACTACATCGTTTCAACAAGGTATGGTGTTAGATGGAATTAGAGAAAGTACAAATTTTACTGTAAATAATGCAGACTTAGTTTTGGATTTGATTAAATTTTCAAAGGGAAATTCGTTTTGGATTCAGCATTCAAAGGCATTTAATAATATGAGCAGAACACAAGTTGGATTTAATTTAGCATCAGCTGGATTAGATATTTGGCAAGCTGTTGACTTATATAAAGCTGCCAGTAGCACTCAAGATCATAATCAAAAAATAGATTTTATTGTAAATGGCAGTTTAACAACTGCTAGAGCTGCAAGCTCAATTGGTACTGCAATTTTGTTACCTTTGTCAGCCAAGTCAGGACCTATAGGTGCAGCAATAGGGTACACAATAATGTTTTCTCAAGGCACATATAATGCTGTACGAACTTCACAAGAACTAAGAAGAATTGGTTTTAAAGAAGAAGATATCACTGTTAAATCAATGTTAAGTTTTTTTGGTCAATATGATAAATCAGAAGATCCAGCTTACATTACAAGAATAGAGACTATTAAACTTAAAAATGAAGTAATTCCTAATATTCTAAAAGAGAAAAATAAAGAGTTTTTTTCTTCGCTAGGAAAAAAACATGAAAATATTCACTTTTTTTTCAAAAAAATGATCTATCCTGATTTAGATTTATACTTGCCCTATACTTTTGAGTATACAATTACTGGTTGTGGATATGGAGTTTGTGCTTCAAATAAAACTCCAGGAAGAAGACTTGATAACGAAACTCATTTATGTCTTTCAAATAATATGTATTTTAATAGAAATCATTCTAGTTCCAATAATTTACTAAATATTCATATTAATGCTGTAAATACGAATCAGCATTTACTAGAAAAAAAATTTGCAGGTATTCCTTCTGTTCCAAGAAATAATTACTACTCTCAGGCAAGTGAAAATTACACAAATAATACGATACCGTGCCCTAGCCCTTCAACTAGCAAATATATGATTGAAGAAAGTGCAAATTTAACAAATGAAGAGCAAGCAATGCTGGCAAGCGTGTCATTAAGCAAACAAGCTAATTTGTATTTTCTTGGCTATGGTGATCAAGGAAAACATGGTAATATGATTCATACTATTATTGCAGATCAAGGCAGCAATAATTTATATAATATCCATCCCTCAACTTATATGCTGCATATAATAGGAGGAGAGAAAGATGATATATTTGAATTTTATGATTTATTAAAATCAGAGGATCCTGAAAAAGGTTTTATTGATGGTGGCTTCGGGATAGATACTATCAGTTTCGAAGGAATTAAAAATAACAATGTAACAATATCTTTAGACAATAAAATAAAATCTATAGGCCTTCCTGATTTTAAGAATATTGAAAATGTTATGGGAAGCCATGGGAGTGATAAAATTTATGGAAATGATTTAAATAATTATCTGTATGGTAACATTGGTAGTGATGAAATAGATGGTGGTTCAGGAGATGATATCTTATTACCTGGTGAAGGTTTTGATATTCTTACAGGAGGCGAGGGTTCAGATCAATACATTATTTCTAAAAAAGATCTTTCTATAGATAATTCTCAATTTAAAAGTATTAATAATTATGATTCCTCTATGGAACAAAAAATGGATCTACTTATTTTAGATATTAAAAATTTAGTATCACATAAGAATGAAAATAATTTAGAAATTGGATATTTTGAAAATTTAAAATTTAATAAAGTAGTTAATATAAAAGATTATTTTTTAGGAGAAAATTATCAACATTTAATTATTAAAGATTTATCAGGAAATCAGTACTATGGACAAAATGGGAAACTGTATTCTGAAAATTCTGACTATAGTAAGTTAGATACTGTTATATTTAAAGATCTTAGCAATATAAATTTATCAGAGGAAAACGAAAAAGTAGATCTAATTGATAATGTAAAAAATGTTATTGGGACTAATTTTAATAATGATATTATTGGTAATAATTTTGACAATTTATTAATTGGAAATGGTGGATACGATAAGATTTGGGGAAAAAATGGAAACGACACAATATCTATTGAGATGAATTCAAATAGAAAAAATGATGATTCGGATGAACTATTGCATGAGTCATTTTTAAATATTTTTGGTTATTACTCAAGATCAGAATTAAATGGTGGTGAAGGAAATGATAATTATATATTAAATTTTTCAAAGCTTGATTCCTATGAAAATGAATTTCATGTTGTAATTGATAACTTTGATCCAAATAAAAATATTGATAACCTAATAATTAATGATCTTGATTTTGAAATTAAGAGTGTAAATTTCTCAAAAATATTATCGGACGACTTAAATATTAATGAATCATTAAAAATTGAATTTCAAGATTCTAAAAAGAAGAAATACCACATTTATATAAAAAAATTTTTCCAATCTTTAGAATATCAACATTTACAGATACAATTTGGGGCTAGTATGGTTTTATCTGTAAATGAAATTAATAGTATTATAAATACTTTAACTGATGAAAATAAAAATTATACATTATTTTTAGATGATGAAATAAATTTAGATCAATTAAAAGAAAATAAGTACTACTTTATAGATTCTGAAAAAATTGATTATAATATATACTCCTTAAATTATATTCTTAATTCAAAAGATTATAAATTTAAATTTGCAAAATTTCAACAAAACTTGATTTTGAGTATAATTAATGTAAAAGATATAAATAATTACTCTATTTTTTATATTAAAGATTTTTTTAATAATAAAATTATTTTTAAAAATTTAAAATTGGAAATGAATTCGAAGATTATATTTTCTGAAGATGATTTTCAAAAATATACTTCCGAGCTTTTAGATGGTGAAATTCAGGAATTTGAAATTAAATGA